A stretch of the Panthera uncia isolate 11264 chromosome D1, Puncia_PCG_1.0, whole genome shotgun sequence genome encodes the following:
- the PLCB3 gene encoding 1-phosphatidylinositol 4,5-bisphosphate phosphodiesterase beta-3 isoform X1, giving the protein MAGARPGVHALQLEPPTVVETLRRGSKFIKWDEEASSRNLVTLRVDPNGFFLYWTGPNMEVDTLDISSIRDTRTGRYARLPKDPKIREVLGFGGPDTRLEEKLMTVVAGPDPVNTTFLNFMAVQDDTAKVWTEELFKLAMNILAQNASRNTFLRKAYTKLKLQVNQDGRIPVKNILKMFSADKKRVETALESCGLNFNRSESIRPDEFSLEIFERFLNKLCLRPDIDKILLEIGAKGKPYLTLEQLMDFINQKQRDPRLNEVLYPPLRPSQARLLIEKYEPNQQFLERDQMSMEGFSRYLGGEENGILPLEALDLSADMTQPLSAYFINSSHNTYLTAGQLAGTSSVEMYRQALLWGCRCVELDVWKGRPPEEEPFITHGFTMTTEVPLRDVLEAIAETAFKTSPYPVILSFENHVDSAKQQAKMAEYCRSIFGDALLIDPLDKYPLAPGVPLPSPQDLMGRILVKNKKRHQPSTGVPNSSIRKRPLEQSNSALSESSAATEPSSPQLGSPSSDSCLGLSNGEELGLEKPSLEPRKSLGEEGLQRGPDALGSADREDEEEDEEEEEQADPKKPTSDEGTASSEVNATEEMSTLVNYIEPVKFKSFEAARKRNKCFEMSSFVETKAMEQLTKSPMEFVEYNKQQLSRIYPKGTRVDSSNYMPQLFWNVGCQLVALNFQTLDVAMQLNAGVFEYNGRSGYLLKPEFMRRPDKSFDPFTEVIVDGIVANALRVKVISGQFLSDRKVGIYVEVDMFGLPVDTRRKYRTRTSQGNSFNPVWDEEPFDFPKVVLPTLASLRIAAFEEGGKFVGHRILPVSAIRSGYHYICLRNEANQPLCLPALLIYTEASDYIPDDHQDYAEALINPIKHVSLMDQRAKQLAALIGESEAQVGPETCQETPSQQPVTPNPTPSTLDISPRRPPGPATSPSSPSLSSPGQRDDLIASLLSEVAPAPLDELRGHKALVKLRSRQERELRELRKKHQRKAVALTRRLLDGLAQARAERRCRQRPGVLHRPPSPSPCDNLSVTQRGSSCRGGEDEKVEEEEVKRYREFQKRQVQSLLELREAQADTEAERRLEHLRQVRWAWGSQRGGGPSLGQTRPQPVSPGGRPCPQAQQRLREIVLDAHATQFKRLKETNEREKKELQKILDRKRHNSISEAKTREKHKKEAELTEINRRHITESVNSIRRLEEAQKQRHERLVAGQQQVLQQLAEEEPKLLAQLAQECQEQRARLPQEACRSLLGETPEGLGDGHLVACASNGHAPGSGGHLSGADSESQEENTKL; this is encoded by the exons ATGGCGGGCGCCAGGCCCGGCGTCCACGCGCTGCAGCTGGAGCCGCCCACCGTGGTAGAGACCCTGCGGCGCGGGAGTAAGTTCATCAAATGGGACGAG GAGGCTTCCAGTCGGAACCTGGTGACCCTGCGTGTGGACCCCAATGGCTTCTTCCTGTACTGGACAGGACCCAACATG GAGGTGGACACCCTGGACATCAGTTCCATCAGGGACACGCGGACGGGACGTTATGCCCGCCTGCCCAAG gaccccaagatccgAGAGGTGCTGGGCTTTGGAGGCCCTGACACCCGGCTGGAGGAGAAGTTGATGACAGTGGTGGCCGGGCCAGACCCGGTGAATACAACATTCTTGAACTTCATGGCCGTGCAGGATGACACAGCCAAG GTCTGGACCGAGGAGCTGTTCAAGCTGGCTATGAACATCCTGGCTCAGAACGCCTCCCGGAACACCTTTCTGAGAAAAGC ATACACCAAGCTGAAGCTGCAGGTGAACCAGGATGGACGGATCCCAGTGAAGAA cATCCTGAAGATGTTCTCAGCAGATAAGAAGCGCGTCGAGACTGCGCTGGAATCCTGTGGCCTCAATTTCAACCGG AGTGAGTCCATCCGGCCCGACGAGTTCTCCTTGGAAATCTTCGAGCGGTTCCTGAATAAGCTGTGTCTGCGGCCAGACATTGACAAGATCCTGCTGGAGAT AGGCGCCAAGGGCAAGCCATACCTGACGCTGGAGCAGCTCATGGACTTCATCAACCAGAAGCAACGGGACCCGAGGCTCAACGAAGTGCTGTACCCACCCCTGCGGCCCTCCCAGGCCCGGCTGCTCATTGAGAAGTATGAGCCCAACCAGCAGTTCCTGGAACGAG ACCAGATGTCCATGGAGGGCTTCAGCCGCTACCTGGGGGGTGAGGAGAATGGAATCCTGCCCTTGGAGGCCCTGGATCTGAGCGCAGACATGACCCAGCCGCTAAGCGCCTACTTCATCAACTCCTCACACAACACCTATCTCACAG CGGGGCAGCTGGCTGGGACGTCGTCGGTGGAGATGTACCGGCAGGCACTGCTCTGGGGCTGCCGCTGCGTGGAGCTGGACGTGTGGAAAGGGCGGCCCCCGGAGGAGGAGCCCTTTATCACCCACGGCTTCACCATGACCACCGAGGTGCCGCTGCGAGACGTGCTCGAGGCCATTGCGGAAACCGCCTTCAAGACCTCGCCCTACCCTGTCATCCTTTCCTTCGAGAACCACGTGGACTC GGCAAAGCAGCAGGCCAAGATGGCCGAGTACTGTCGTTCGATCTTCGGGGACGCGCTGCTCATCGACCCACTGGACAAGTACCCG CTGGCCCCAGGCgtccccctgcccagcccccaggaCCTGATGGGCCGCATCCTGGTGAAGAACAAGAAGCGACACCAGCCCAGCACTGGTGTCCCCAACAGCTCCATTCGCAAGCGGCCGCTGGAGCAGAGCAACTCGGCCCTGAGCGAGAGCTCTGCCGCCACCGAGCCCTCCTCACCTCAGCTCG GGTCCCCCAGCTCTGACAGCTGCCTGGGCCTGAGCAATGGGGAAGAGCTGGGCCTTGAGAAGCCCAGCCTGGAGCCTCGGAAGTCTCTGGGCGAGGAGGGGCTACAGCGGGGCCCTGATGCTCTTGGATCTGCCGACcgtgaggatgaggaggaagacGAGGAAGAGGAGGAACAGGCAGATCCCAAAAAGCCGACCTCAGATGAG GGCACTGCCAGCAGCGAAGTCAATGCCACTGAGGAGATGTCAACACTCGTCAACTACATCGAGCCTGTCAAGTTCAAGTCCTTTGAGGCTGCTCGAA agaggaACAAATGCTTCGAGATGTCATCCTTCGTGGAAACCAAGGCCATGGAGCAACTGACCAAGAGCCCCATGGAGTTTGTGGA ATACAATAAACAACAGCTCAGCCGCATCTACCCCAAGGGCACCCGCGTGGACTCCTCCAACTACATGCCCCAGCTCTTCTGGAACGTGGGCTGCCAGCTTGTGGCCCTCAACTTTCAGACCCTGG ATGTGGCGATGCAGCTCAACGCGGGTGTGTTTGAGTACAACGGGCGCAGCGGCTACCTGCTCAAGCCCGAGTTCATGCGGCGGCCGGACAAGTCCTTCGACCCCTTCACCGAAGTCATCGTGGACGGCATCGTGGCCAATGCCTTGCGGGTCAag GTGATCTCGGGGCAGTTCCTGTCCGACAGGAAGGTGGGCATCTACGTGGAGGTGGACATGTTTGGCCTCCCCGTTGACACACGACGCAAGTACCGCACTCGGACGTCTCAGGGGAACTCGTTCAATCCTGTGTGGGATGAGGAACCCTTTGACTTCCCCAAG GTGGTGCTCCCCACGCTGGCTTCGCTGCGCATCGCAGCCTTTGAGGAAGGCGGCAAGTTTGTGGGGCATCGGATTCTGCCCGTCTCTGCCATCCGTTCAG GGTACCACTACATTTGCCTGCGGAATGAGGCCAACCAGCCGCTCTGCCTGCCAGCCCTGCTCATATACACCGAAGCCTCCGACTATATTCCTGATGACCACCAgg ACTACGCAGAGGCCCTGATCAACCCCATCAAGCATGTCAGCCTGATGGACCAGAGGGCCAAGCAGTTGGCCGCCCTCATCGGGGAGAGCGAG GCTCAGGTTGGCCCAGAAACCTGCCAGGAGACTCCATCTCAGCAGCCGGTGACCCCAAACCCCACACCCAGCACACTGGACATCTCCCCGCGCCGGCCCCCGGGCCCCGCCACGTCCCCTAGCAGCCCCTCCCTCAGCAGCCCAG GGCAGCGCGACGACCTCATCGCCAGCCTCCTCTCAG AGGTGGCCCCGGCCCCGCTGGATGAGCTCCGAGGCCACAAGGCTCTGGTGAAACTCCGGAGCCGGCAAGAACGAGAGCTTCGGGAGCTGCGCAAGAAGCATCAGCGGAAGGCGGTTGCCCTCACTCGCCGATTGCTCGACGGCTTGGCCCAGGCCCGGGCTGAGCGCAGGTGCCGGCAGCGGCCGGGTGTCCT ACACCGCCCTCCCAGCCCGAGTCCCTGTGACAACCTGAGTGTCACCCAGAGGGGTTCTTCCTGCAGAGGCGGGGAGGacgagaaggtggaggaggaagaggtgaagCGGTATCGAGAGTTCCAGAAGAGACAGGTGCAGAGTCTGCTGGAGCTGCGGGAGGCCCAGGCGGATACAGAGGCCGAGCGGAGGCTGGAGCATCTGCGACAGGTGAGGTGGGCGTGGGGCAGCCAGCGGGGTGGGGGCCCGTCTCTCGGACAGACCCGGCCTCAGCCTGTGTCACCTGGTGGCCGCCCGTGTCCGCAGGCTCAGCAGCGGCTCAGGGAGATCGTCCTGGATGCTCACGCGACCCAGTTCAAGCGGCTGAAGGAGACGAACGAGAG GGAGAAGAAGGAGCTGCAGAAGATTCTGGACAGGAAGCGCCACAACAGTATCTCAGAAGCCAAGACAAGGGAGAAACATAAGAAGGAGGC GGAACTGACAGAGATTAACCGTCGGCACATCACCGAGTCCGTCAACTCCATCCGTCGG ctgGAGGAGGCCCAGAAGCAGCGGCACGAACGCCTTGTGGCCGGGCAGCAGCAGGTGCTGCAGCAGCTGGCCGAAGAAGAGCCCAAG CTGCTGGCCCAACTGGCCCAGGAGTGTCAGGAACAGCGGGCAAGGCTGCCCCAGGAGGCCTGCCGGAGCCTGCTGGGCGAGACGCCGGAGGGGCTGGGGGACGGGCATCTGGTGGCCTGTGCCAGCAATGGTCACGCACCTGGGAGCGGCGGGCACCTGTCTGGCGCCGACTCAGAGAGCCAAGAGGAGAATACGAAGCTCTGA
- the PLCB3 gene encoding 1-phosphatidylinositol 4,5-bisphosphate phosphodiesterase beta-3 isoform X3, protein MAGARPGVHALQLEPPTVVETLRRGSKFIKWDEEASSRNLVTLRVDPNGFFLYWTGPNMEVDTLDISSIRDTRTGRYARLPKDPKIREVLGFGGPDTRLEEKLMTVVAGPDPVNTTFLNFMAVQDDTAKVWTEELFKLAMNILAQNASRNTFLRKAYTKLKLQVNQDGRIPVKNILKMFSADKKRVETALESCGLNFNRSESIRPDEFSLEIFERFLNKLCLRPDIDKILLEIGAKGKPYLTLEQLMDFINQKQRDPRLNEVLYPPLRPSQARLLIEKYEPNQQFLERDQMSMEGFSRYLGGEENGILPLEALDLSADMTQPLSAYFINSSHNTYLTAGQLAGTSSVEMYRQALLWGCRCVELDVWKGRPPEEEPFITHGFTMTTEVPLRDVLEAIAETAFKTSPYPVILSFENHVDSAKQQAKMAEYCRSIFGDALLIDPLDKYPLAPGVPLPSPQDLMGRILVKNKKRHQPSTGVPNSSIRKRPLEQSNSALSESSAATEPSSPQLGSPSSDSCLGLSNGEELGLEKPSLEPRKSLGEEGLQRGPDALGSADREDEEEDEEEEEQADPKKPTSDEGTASSEVNATEEMSTLVNYIEPVKFKSFEAARKRNKCFEMSSFVETKAMEQLTKSPMEFVEYNKQQLSRIYPKGTRVDSSNYMPQLFWNVGCQLVALNFQTLDVAMQLNAGVFEYNGRSGYLLKPEFMRRPDKSFDPFTEVIVDGIVANALRVKVISGQFLSDRKVGIYVEVDMFGLPVDTRRKYRTRTSQGNSFNPVWDEEPFDFPKVVLPTLASLRIAAFEEGGKFVGHRILPVSAIRSGYHYICLRNEANQPLCLPALLIYTEASDYIPDDHQDYAEALINPIKHVSLMDQRAKQLAALIGESEAQVGPETCQETPSQQPVTPNPTPSTLDISPRRPPGPATSPSSPSLSSPGQRDDLIASLLSEVAPAPLDELRGHKALVKLRSRQERELRELRKKHQRKAVALTRRLLDGLAQARAERRCRQRPGVLHRPPSPSPCDNLSVTQRGSSCRGGEDEKVEEEEVKRYREFQKRQVQSLLELREAQADTEAERRLEHLRQAQQRLREIVLDAHATQFKRLKETNEREKKELQKILDRKRHNSISEAKTREKHKKEAELTEINRRHITESVNSIRRLEEAQKQRHERLVAGQQQVLQQLAEEEPKLLAQLAQECQEQRARLPQEACRSLLGETPEGLGDGHLVACASNGHAPGSGGHLSGADSESQEENTKL, encoded by the exons ATGGCGGGCGCCAGGCCCGGCGTCCACGCGCTGCAGCTGGAGCCGCCCACCGTGGTAGAGACCCTGCGGCGCGGGAGTAAGTTCATCAAATGGGACGAG GAGGCTTCCAGTCGGAACCTGGTGACCCTGCGTGTGGACCCCAATGGCTTCTTCCTGTACTGGACAGGACCCAACATG GAGGTGGACACCCTGGACATCAGTTCCATCAGGGACACGCGGACGGGACGTTATGCCCGCCTGCCCAAG gaccccaagatccgAGAGGTGCTGGGCTTTGGAGGCCCTGACACCCGGCTGGAGGAGAAGTTGATGACAGTGGTGGCCGGGCCAGACCCGGTGAATACAACATTCTTGAACTTCATGGCCGTGCAGGATGACACAGCCAAG GTCTGGACCGAGGAGCTGTTCAAGCTGGCTATGAACATCCTGGCTCAGAACGCCTCCCGGAACACCTTTCTGAGAAAAGC ATACACCAAGCTGAAGCTGCAGGTGAACCAGGATGGACGGATCCCAGTGAAGAA cATCCTGAAGATGTTCTCAGCAGATAAGAAGCGCGTCGAGACTGCGCTGGAATCCTGTGGCCTCAATTTCAACCGG AGTGAGTCCATCCGGCCCGACGAGTTCTCCTTGGAAATCTTCGAGCGGTTCCTGAATAAGCTGTGTCTGCGGCCAGACATTGACAAGATCCTGCTGGAGAT AGGCGCCAAGGGCAAGCCATACCTGACGCTGGAGCAGCTCATGGACTTCATCAACCAGAAGCAACGGGACCCGAGGCTCAACGAAGTGCTGTACCCACCCCTGCGGCCCTCCCAGGCCCGGCTGCTCATTGAGAAGTATGAGCCCAACCAGCAGTTCCTGGAACGAG ACCAGATGTCCATGGAGGGCTTCAGCCGCTACCTGGGGGGTGAGGAGAATGGAATCCTGCCCTTGGAGGCCCTGGATCTGAGCGCAGACATGACCCAGCCGCTAAGCGCCTACTTCATCAACTCCTCACACAACACCTATCTCACAG CGGGGCAGCTGGCTGGGACGTCGTCGGTGGAGATGTACCGGCAGGCACTGCTCTGGGGCTGCCGCTGCGTGGAGCTGGACGTGTGGAAAGGGCGGCCCCCGGAGGAGGAGCCCTTTATCACCCACGGCTTCACCATGACCACCGAGGTGCCGCTGCGAGACGTGCTCGAGGCCATTGCGGAAACCGCCTTCAAGACCTCGCCCTACCCTGTCATCCTTTCCTTCGAGAACCACGTGGACTC GGCAAAGCAGCAGGCCAAGATGGCCGAGTACTGTCGTTCGATCTTCGGGGACGCGCTGCTCATCGACCCACTGGACAAGTACCCG CTGGCCCCAGGCgtccccctgcccagcccccaggaCCTGATGGGCCGCATCCTGGTGAAGAACAAGAAGCGACACCAGCCCAGCACTGGTGTCCCCAACAGCTCCATTCGCAAGCGGCCGCTGGAGCAGAGCAACTCGGCCCTGAGCGAGAGCTCTGCCGCCACCGAGCCCTCCTCACCTCAGCTCG GGTCCCCCAGCTCTGACAGCTGCCTGGGCCTGAGCAATGGGGAAGAGCTGGGCCTTGAGAAGCCCAGCCTGGAGCCTCGGAAGTCTCTGGGCGAGGAGGGGCTACAGCGGGGCCCTGATGCTCTTGGATCTGCCGACcgtgaggatgaggaggaagacGAGGAAGAGGAGGAACAGGCAGATCCCAAAAAGCCGACCTCAGATGAG GGCACTGCCAGCAGCGAAGTCAATGCCACTGAGGAGATGTCAACACTCGTCAACTACATCGAGCCTGTCAAGTTCAAGTCCTTTGAGGCTGCTCGAA agaggaACAAATGCTTCGAGATGTCATCCTTCGTGGAAACCAAGGCCATGGAGCAACTGACCAAGAGCCCCATGGAGTTTGTGGA ATACAATAAACAACAGCTCAGCCGCATCTACCCCAAGGGCACCCGCGTGGACTCCTCCAACTACATGCCCCAGCTCTTCTGGAACGTGGGCTGCCAGCTTGTGGCCCTCAACTTTCAGACCCTGG ATGTGGCGATGCAGCTCAACGCGGGTGTGTTTGAGTACAACGGGCGCAGCGGCTACCTGCTCAAGCCCGAGTTCATGCGGCGGCCGGACAAGTCCTTCGACCCCTTCACCGAAGTCATCGTGGACGGCATCGTGGCCAATGCCTTGCGGGTCAag GTGATCTCGGGGCAGTTCCTGTCCGACAGGAAGGTGGGCATCTACGTGGAGGTGGACATGTTTGGCCTCCCCGTTGACACACGACGCAAGTACCGCACTCGGACGTCTCAGGGGAACTCGTTCAATCCTGTGTGGGATGAGGAACCCTTTGACTTCCCCAAG GTGGTGCTCCCCACGCTGGCTTCGCTGCGCATCGCAGCCTTTGAGGAAGGCGGCAAGTTTGTGGGGCATCGGATTCTGCCCGTCTCTGCCATCCGTTCAG GGTACCACTACATTTGCCTGCGGAATGAGGCCAACCAGCCGCTCTGCCTGCCAGCCCTGCTCATATACACCGAAGCCTCCGACTATATTCCTGATGACCACCAgg ACTACGCAGAGGCCCTGATCAACCCCATCAAGCATGTCAGCCTGATGGACCAGAGGGCCAAGCAGTTGGCCGCCCTCATCGGGGAGAGCGAG GCTCAGGTTGGCCCAGAAACCTGCCAGGAGACTCCATCTCAGCAGCCGGTGACCCCAAACCCCACACCCAGCACACTGGACATCTCCCCGCGCCGGCCCCCGGGCCCCGCCACGTCCCCTAGCAGCCCCTCCCTCAGCAGCCCAG GGCAGCGCGACGACCTCATCGCCAGCCTCCTCTCAG AGGTGGCCCCGGCCCCGCTGGATGAGCTCCGAGGCCACAAGGCTCTGGTGAAACTCCGGAGCCGGCAAGAACGAGAGCTTCGGGAGCTGCGCAAGAAGCATCAGCGGAAGGCGGTTGCCCTCACTCGCCGATTGCTCGACGGCTTGGCCCAGGCCCGGGCTGAGCGCAGGTGCCGGCAGCGGCCGGGTGTCCT ACACCGCCCTCCCAGCCCGAGTCCCTGTGACAACCTGAGTGTCACCCAGAGGGGTTCTTCCTGCAGAGGCGGGGAGGacgagaaggtggaggaggaagaggtgaagCGGTATCGAGAGTTCCAGAAGAGACAGGTGCAGAGTCTGCTGGAGCTGCGGGAGGCCCAGGCGGATACAGAGGCCGAGCGGAGGCTGGAGCATCTGCGACAG GCTCAGCAGCGGCTCAGGGAGATCGTCCTGGATGCTCACGCGACCCAGTTCAAGCGGCTGAAGGAGACGAACGAGAG GGAGAAGAAGGAGCTGCAGAAGATTCTGGACAGGAAGCGCCACAACAGTATCTCAGAAGCCAAGACAAGGGAGAAACATAAGAAGGAGGC GGAACTGACAGAGATTAACCGTCGGCACATCACCGAGTCCGTCAACTCCATCCGTCGG ctgGAGGAGGCCCAGAAGCAGCGGCACGAACGCCTTGTGGCCGGGCAGCAGCAGGTGCTGCAGCAGCTGGCCGAAGAAGAGCCCAAG CTGCTGGCCCAACTGGCCCAGGAGTGTCAGGAACAGCGGGCAAGGCTGCCCCAGGAGGCCTGCCGGAGCCTGCTGGGCGAGACGCCGGAGGGGCTGGGGGACGGGCATCTGGTGGCCTGTGCCAGCAATGGTCACGCACCTGGGAGCGGCGGGCACCTGTCTGGCGCCGACTCAGAGAGCCAAGAGGAGAATACGAAGCTCTGA